One Ahaetulla prasina isolate Xishuangbanna chromosome 1, ASM2864084v1, whole genome shotgun sequence DNA window includes the following coding sequences:
- the CHRM4 gene encoding muscarinic acetylcholine receptor M4 gives MANFTNGNFTKENTAKYKIVEMIFIVTVTGSLSLVTVVGNILVMLSIKVNRQLQTVNNYFLFSLACADLIIGIFSMNLYTVYIVKGYWPLGAVVCDLWLALDYVVSNASVMNLLIISFDRYFCVTKPLTYPARRTTKMAGLMIAVAWILSFILWAPAILFWQFIVGERTVPEGQCYIQFLSNPAVTFGTAIAAFYLPVVIMTVLYIHISLASRSRVRRHKPESKKEKRTKPLSFLKSPLVKQNNNNSPKKVVEVKEEAKNGKVEQQPLQPSETTGHQEEKETSNESSTVSITQTNKEKQGLEIVPVDTGESPAHPRINPASKWSKIKIVTKQTGTECVTAIEIVAEKEARSTPITLSNSRPANVARKFASIARSQVRKKRQMAAREKKVTRTIFAILLAFILTWTPYNVMVLINTFCDYCVPETVWSIGYWLCYVNSTINPACYALCNATFKKTFKHLLMCQYRNIGTAR, from the coding sequence ATGGCCAACTTCACCAATGGCAACTTCACCAAGGAAAACACCGCTAAGTATAAAATTGTGGAAATGATTTTCATAGTTACCGTAACTGGGTCACTTAGTCTTGTCACTGTGGTTGGAAATATCTTGGTCATGCTGTCCATCAAAGTGAACCGCCAACTTCAGACTGTCAACAACTATTTCCTCTTTAGCTTGGCCTGTGCTGACTTGATAATTGGCATCTTCTCAATGAATCTCTACACCGTGTATATAGTCAAGGGCTATTGGCCGCTTGGGGCTGTAGTATGTGACCTCTGGCTGGCGCTGGACTATGTAGTGAGTAATGCCTCTGTCATGAACTTACTCATCATCAGTTTTGACCGCTATTTCTGTGTTACCAAACCACTGACCTACCCAGCTAGGCGGACAACCAAAATGGCAGGACTGATGATTGCAGTTGCTTGGATATTATCCTTTATCCTCTGGGCACCTGCCATATTGTTTTGGCAGTTCATTGTCGGAGAGAGGACAGTACCAGAAGGACAGTGTTACATTCAGTTCCTTTCCAATCCGGCTGTAACCTTCGGCACAGCCATTGCTGCTTTCTACCTCCCAGTGGTTATCATGACTGTGCTATACATCCACATCTCATTGGCCAGCCGGAGCCGTGTGAGAAGGCACAAAccagagagcaagaaagagaagCGGACTAAACCACTCAGCTTTCTGAAAAGTCCTCTGGTCAAGCAGAATAACAACAATTCTCCCAAGAAAGTGGTGGAGGTGAAGGAGGAAGCAAAAAATGGGAAAGTAGAACAGCAGCCCTTGCAACCATCTGAAACTACTGGCCACCAAGAGGAGAAAGAAACCTCTAATGAATCCAGCACGGTAAGCATCACCCAGACGAATAAAGAGAAACAGGGGCTGGAGATTGTACCAGTTGATACAGGCGAGAGCCCTGCCCATCCTCGGATCAACCCTGCCTCTAAGTGGTCCAAAATTaagatagtcactaaacaaactgggaCTGAATGTGTCACTGCCATTGAGATTGTCGCAGAGAAAGAAGCCCGTTCCACCCCAATTACCTTATCAAACAGCCGTCCAGCTAACGTTGCCAGGAAATTTGCCAGCATTGCCAGGAGTCAGGTTAGGAAGAAGCGACAAATGGCAGCTCGAGAGAAGAAAGTGACCAGAACCATTTTTGCCATCTTGTTGGCTTTCATTTTGACATGGACACCTTACAACGTGATGGTCCTCATTAATACTTTCTGTGATTATTGTGTTCCTGAAACAGTCTGGTCCATTGGGTACTGGTTGTGCTATGTCAACAGCACCATCAACCCAGCTTGTTATGCCCTTTGCAATGCTACCTTCAAGAAAACCTTTAAGCATCTTCTTATGTGTCAGTACAGGAACATTGGTACCGCGAGATAA